A region of Bacillota bacterium DNA encodes the following proteins:
- a CDS encoding aminotransferase class I/II-fold pyridoxal phosphate-dependent enzyme, with the protein MRGVERLELDRNENPYPWPEEWLAELARRLAAHGLGRYPRRRGELEAALARYGRESASPPPTGELAVLATNGSDEALLAAVLAFTRPGEAVVYLEPGFAMYPQAAEVTGRRARPVPLGERWEVDAAALRAALAEERAAGREVLAFLCRPNNPTGNLWPLEAVEAAAATGAWVLVDEAYFEFAGESALGLVDRYPRLLVSRTLSKAFGLAGLRLGYVLGRPEAVERLRASLAPYTVNAAAVEAGLMLLERERLGVVAGWRQAIVAERERLAAELGRIPGLAVAPSAANFLLFEVDPRRSGWEARSLWRALDRRGVALRYFGDQVPRLERALRWSVGRPDEDERALALLRELVGAREATA; encoded by the coding sequence GTGAGAGGCGTGGAGAGGCTGGAGCTGGACCGGAACGAGAACCCCTACCCCTGGCCGGAGGAGTGGCTCGCCGAGCTGGCGCGGCGGCTGGCGGCGCACGGGCTCGGCCGCTACCCGCGACGGCGGGGGGAGCTGGAGGCGGCGCTCGCCCGCTACGGCCGAGAGAGCGCCTCGCCGCCGCCCACCGGCGAGCTGGCTGTGCTGGCCACCAACGGCTCGGACGAGGCGCTCCTGGCGGCGGTGCTGGCGTTCACCCGGCCCGGGGAGGCGGTGGTCTACCTGGAGCCCGGCTTCGCCATGTACCCTCAGGCGGCGGAGGTGACCGGGAGGCGGGCGCGGCCGGTGCCGCTGGGAGAGCGCTGGGAGGTGGACGCGGCGGCGCTCCGGGCGGCGCTGGCGGAGGAGCGGGCGGCGGGCCGGGAGGTGCTGGCCTTCCTCTGCCGGCCGAACAACCCCACCGGCAACCTCTGGCCGCTGGAGGCGGTGGAGGCGGCCGCCGCCACGGGCGCCTGGGTGCTGGTCGACGAGGCCTACTTCGAGTTTGCGGGAGAGAGCGCGCTCGGGCTGGTGGACCGGTACCCGCGCCTCCTGGTCAGCCGAACCCTCTCCAAGGCCTTCGGCCTGGCCGGCCTCCGGCTGGGCTACGTGCTGGGCCGGCCGGAGGCGGTGGAGCGCCTGCGCGCGTCGCTGGCGCCCTACACGGTCAACGCCGCCGCCGTCGAGGCCGGGCTCATGCTGCTGGAGCGCGAGCGTCTCGGGGTGGTGGCGGGCTGGCGGCAGGCGATCGTCGCCGAGCGGGAGCGGCTGGCGGCGGAGCTCGGGCGGATCCCGGGGCTGGCGGTGGCGCCGAGCGCGGCCAACTTCCTCCTCTTCGAGGTCGACCCGCGCCGGAGCGGTTGGGAGGCGCGGTCGCTCTGGCGGGCGCTGGACCGGCGCGGGGTGGCGCTCCGCTACTTCGGCGACCAGGTGCCTCGTCTGGAGCGGGCGCTCCGCTGGAGCGTCGGGCGGCCGGACGAGGACGAGCGGGCGTTGGCGCTGCTGCGGGAGCTGGTGGGCGCGCGGGAGGCGACGGCATGA
- the hisB gene encoding imidazoleglycerol-phosphate dehydratase HisB, with protein MSGEASGAPAGGPAARRATVERATRETRIRLGIGLDGSGSAVLRTGLPFFEHLLDAFARHGLFDLEVEAEGDMEVDAHHTVEDVGLCLGRALEQALGDHAGIRRFGWAALPMDETLVLAAVDLSGRPLLDWRVEVTSRAFGLFHTDLAAEFWRAVASEGRLTLHLRTLAGSQPHHVLEATWKAAALALRQAVEFDPRRRGIPSTKGRIG; from the coding sequence ATGAGCGGAGAGGCGAGCGGCGCTCCGGCGGGCGGCCCGGCGGCCCGGCGGGCGACGGTGGAGCGGGCGACGCGGGAGACGCGGATCCGCCTCGGGATCGGGCTCGACGGGAGCGGCAGCGCCGTCCTGCGCACCGGGCTCCCCTTCTTCGAGCACCTCCTCGACGCCTTCGCCCGCCACGGCCTCTTCGACCTGGAGGTGGAGGCCGAGGGCGACATGGAGGTGGACGCCCACCACACGGTGGAGGACGTCGGCCTCTGCCTGGGGCGGGCGCTGGAGCAAGCGCTGGGCGACCACGCCGGCATCCGCCGCTTCGGCTGGGCGGCGCTCCCCATGGACGAGACGCTGGTGCTGGCGGCCGTCGACCTCTCCGGCCGTCCCCTGCTCGACTGGCGGGTGGAGGTGACCTCCCGCGCCTTCGGCCTCTTCCACACCGACCTGGCGGCCGAGTTCTGGCGTGCGGTCGCTTCCGAGGGGCGCCTGACGCTCCATCTCCGCACGCTGGCGGGCTCCCAGCCGCACCACGTGCTCGAGGCCACTTGGAAGGCGGCGGCGCTCGCCCTCCGCCAAGCGGTCGAGTTCGACCCCCGCCGGCGGGGGATCCCCTCCACCAAGGGGCGGATCGGTTGA
- the hisH gene encoding imidazole glycerol phosphate synthase subunit HisH, with translation MAVIDYGVGNLFSLGAALDAVGARWRLVDVAGPGAPARLAEADGLLLPGVGAFGPAMERLRETGVAESLRRLAGEGMPLLGICLGFQLLFDGSEEGAPDPDRPLPGLGLLPGVVRRLPPGDPVPHVGWNPVLWEGEPPDPLLGAEPGEPFYFVHGYAVAVGGDGRRSDGLRWAWAEYNGLRLAAAASRGNLWGSQFHPEKSGTAGLALLARFAGRCGC, from the coding sequence ATCGCGGTGATCGACTACGGCGTCGGCAACCTGTTCAGCCTGGGCGCCGCGCTGGACGCGGTGGGCGCGCGCTGGCGCCTGGTGGACGTGGCCGGGCCCGGCGCGCCCGCCCGGCTGGCGGAGGCCGACGGCCTTCTCCTCCCCGGCGTCGGCGCCTTCGGACCTGCCATGGAGCGTCTCCGCGAGACCGGCGTGGCCGAGAGCCTCCGTCGCCTGGCTGGGGAGGGCATGCCCCTCCTCGGCATCTGCCTCGGCTTCCAGCTGCTCTTCGACGGCTCCGAGGAAGGCGCCCCCGACCCCGACCGGCCGCTGCCCGGGCTCGGTCTCCTCCCCGGCGTCGTCCGCCGGCTGCCGCCCGGCGACCCGGTGCCGCACGTGGGCTGGAACCCGGTGCTCTGGGAGGGCGAGCCGCCCGACCCCCTCCTCGGCGCCGAGCCCGGCGAGCCCTTCTACTTCGTGCACGGCTACGCGGTCGCCGTCGGGGGAGACGGCCGCCGGTCGGACGGCCTCCGCTGGGCCTGGGCGGAGTACAACGGCCTGCGCCTGGCGGCCGCCGCCTCGCGCGGCAACCTCTGGGGCAGCCAGTTTCACCCGGAGAAGAGCGGGACCGCCGGCCTCGCCCTCCTCGCACGCTTCGCGGGGCGGTGCGGATGCTGA
- a CDS encoding 1-(5-phosphoribosyl)-5-[(5-phosphoribosylamino)methylideneamino] imidazole-4-carboxamide isomerase — MLIVPALDLLGGRVVRLEQGDFGRRLLDLDPLEAARRWVAEGARRLHVVDLDGARQGRPAQLELVARIAALGVPVELGGGLRGLEDVAAAFAAGAWRAVLGTAAVRHPELLAAALERWGPGRVTAQLDLRAGRPATAGWREEEPLDPRRLLRRWQEAGLREVLLSDASRDGTLAGFDPAPYLAVLPPDLAWWAAGGLAGPRDLERAAPLEERGLRGLIVGRALYEGRIRLGGERT, encoded by the coding sequence ATGCTGATCGTCCCCGCCCTGGACCTGCTCGGCGGACGGGTGGTCCGCCTGGAGCAGGGCGATTTCGGCCGCAGGCTCCTCGACCTCGACCCGCTGGAGGCGGCGCGGCGCTGGGTGGCGGAGGGCGCCCGGCGCCTGCACGTGGTCGACCTGGACGGCGCGCGGCAGGGACGCCCGGCGCAGCTGGAGCTGGTGGCACGCATCGCCGCCCTGGGCGTCCCCGTCGAACTGGGCGGCGGTCTGCGCGGCCTCGAGGACGTGGCCGCCGCCTTCGCCGCCGGCGCCTGGCGGGCGGTCCTGGGTACCGCGGCGGTCCGCCACCCGGAGCTGCTGGCGGCGGCGCTGGAGCGCTGGGGCCCCGGGCGGGTGACGGCGCAGCTCGACCTGCGCGCCGGGCGCCCCGCCACCGCCGGCTGGCGGGAGGAGGAGCCGCTCGACCCGCGCCGCCTCCTCCGCCGCTGGCAGGAAGCGGGTCTTCGCGAGGTGCTCCTCAGCGACGCCTCCCGCGACGGCACCTTGGCCGGCTTCGACCCCGCCCCCTACCTGGCCGTCCTTCCGCCGGACCTGGCCTGGTGGGCGGCGGGCGGCCTGGCGGGCCCTCGGGACCTGGAGCGGGCGGCCCCCCTGGAGGAGCGGGGCCTGCGCGGGCTGATCGTCGGCCGCGCCCTCTACGAGGGGCGGATCCGGTTGGGAGGCGAGAGGACGTGA
- the hisF gene encoding imidazole glycerol phosphate synthase subunit HisF, with product MSWYRRVIPCLDVRDGRVVKGVRFENLRDAGDPAELAARYGEEGADEVVFLDVDASRQGRGPLLEAVRRTARRLFVPLAVGGGVRDLEDVADLLRAGADKVSVNTAAVRHPELIERASRRFGAQCVVVAVDARPAPPGSGFRWEVVVEGGSRPTGLDAVAWAEEAVRRGAGEILLTSVARDGTGEGFDLELVEAVAGRVPVPVIASGGAGRAEDFVELFRRTRAAAALAASRFHYGGMSLAEVKAALEAAGIPVRPAPARPASAPAAAAAGAGLPLAGGRARPVDPGAVRWDERGLCPVVVQEADSGRLLMLAWADREALRRTLEEGRAWFWSRSRGRLWRKGEGSGHEQRVLEVSMDCDGDALLYRVLPQGPACHLGTPSCWGDPPATWLDDLERLLDARLRDLPPGSYVAGLARRGAARLRQKVGEEAVEVVLAAAEGRRRLVEEGADLLFHLLLLLRSEGVAWSELLAELRQRHPLAARTAEGARPLPAAPERDAGYDQEGAPGRLAGTAG from the coding sequence GTGAGCTGGTACCGGCGCGTCATCCCCTGCCTGGACGTGCGCGACGGCCGCGTGGTGAAGGGCGTCCGCTTCGAGAACCTGCGCGACGCGGGCGATCCCGCCGAGCTGGCCGCCCGCTACGGCGAGGAAGGGGCGGACGAGGTGGTCTTCCTGGACGTCGACGCCTCCCGGCAAGGCCGCGGCCCGCTGCTGGAGGCGGTGCGCCGCACCGCCCGCCGCCTCTTCGTCCCCCTGGCGGTGGGCGGCGGCGTCCGCGACCTGGAGGACGTGGCCGACCTCCTCCGCGCCGGCGCCGACAAGGTATCGGTCAACACCGCCGCCGTCCGCCACCCGGAGCTGATCGAGCGCGCCTCCCGCCGCTTCGGCGCCCAGTGCGTGGTGGTGGCGGTGGACGCGCGGCCGGCGCCGCCGGGCTCCGGCTTCCGCTGGGAAGTGGTGGTGGAGGGCGGGAGCCGGCCCACGGGTCTGGACGCCGTCGCCTGGGCCGAGGAAGCCGTCCGGCGCGGCGCCGGCGAGATCCTGCTCACCTCGGTGGCGCGGGACGGCACCGGCGAGGGCTTCGACCTGGAGCTGGTGGAGGCGGTGGCCGGGCGCGTGCCGGTCCCCGTCATCGCCTCGGGCGGCGCCGGGCGGGCGGAGGACTTCGTCGAGCTCTTCCGCCGCACGCGGGCGGCCGCGGCGCTGGCGGCCTCGCGCTTCCACTACGGGGGCATGAGCCTCGCCGAGGTGAAGGCCGCGCTCGAGGCGGCCGGCATCCCCGTCCGCCCGGCCCCGGCACGCCCGGCGAGCGCCCCCGCGGCGGCCGCCGCGGGGGCCGGCCTTCCCCTCGCCGGCGGCCGGGCGCGGCCGGTCGACCCCGGCGCCGTCCGCTGGGACGAGCGCGGCCTCTGCCCCGTGGTGGTCCAGGAGGCCGACAGCGGCCGCCTCCTGATGCTCGCCTGGGCCGACCGGGAGGCGCTCCGCAGGACGCTGGAGGAGGGCCGCGCCTGGTTCTGGAGCCGCTCGCGCGGGCGCCTCTGGAGGAAGGGCGAGGGCTCGGGCCACGAGCAGCGCGTGCTGGAAGTCTCCATGGACTGCGACGGCGACGCGCTCCTCTACCGCGTGCTGCCGCAGGGGCCGGCCTGCCACCTGGGCACGCCCAGCTGCTGGGGCGACCCGCCCGCCACATGGCTGGACGACCTGGAACGCCTGCTCGACGCCCGCCTGCGCGACCTCCCGCCCGGCTCCTACGTGGCCGGCCTGGCCCGGCGTGGAGCCGCGCGGCTCCGCCAGAAGGTGGGCGAGGAGGCGGTGGAGGTGGTGCTGGCCGCGGCGGAAGGGCGCCGGCGACTGGTGGAGGAGGGGGCCGACCTGCTCTTCCACCTCCTCCTGCTCCTCCGCTCAGAGGGCGTCGCCTGGTCGGAGCTGCTGGCCGAGCTGCGACAGCGCCACCCGCTGGCGGCGCGCACGGCGGAGGGCGCGAGGCCTCTCCCCGCGGCGCCGGAGCGCGACGCGGGATATGATCAGGAGGGGGCGCCTGGGAGGTTGGCGGGTACGGCGGGCTGA
- the lipB gene encoding lipoyl(octanoyl) transferase LipB translates to MTMAAGVAWWVRLEEPRPYRPVWTLQQRVHAARVAGALPDVLLLLEHRPVVTLGRAGGADHLLLAREEFARRGVELVESDRGGDVTYHGPGQLVAYFLAGLETVEGDVARLVRQVEEVAIRVAARFGVRAARWPGYPGAWCGPAKLAAVGMRIREGVSLHGMALNVENDLEPFGWIIPCGIEGHGATSLRRESGRPVRLDEVVPVFVAEAESVFGWQLLARREEELEAALAAFEAAAAGAVDRAGGGC, encoded by the coding sequence GTGACCATGGCCGCGGGCGTGGCCTGGTGGGTCCGGCTGGAGGAGCCTCGCCCCTACCGGCCGGTCTGGACGCTGCAACAGCGCGTCCACGCGGCCCGGGTGGCGGGTGCCCTGCCGGACGTCCTGCTCCTCCTGGAGCACCGCCCGGTGGTGACGCTGGGGCGGGCGGGCGGCGCCGACCACCTGCTGCTGGCGCGGGAGGAGTTCGCCCGCCGCGGGGTGGAGCTGGTGGAGTCCGACCGCGGCGGCGACGTCACCTACCACGGGCCGGGGCAGCTGGTGGCCTACTTCCTCGCGGGCCTGGAGACGGTGGAGGGCGACGTGGCGCGCCTGGTCCGCCAGGTGGAGGAGGTGGCCATCCGCGTGGCGGCCCGCTTCGGCGTCCGGGCCGCTCGCTGGCCCGGTTACCCCGGCGCCTGGTGCGGCCCCGCGAAGCTGGCCGCCGTCGGCATGCGCATTCGCGAAGGCGTCAGCCTGCACGGGATGGCGCTCAACGTGGAGAACGACCTGGAACCCTTCGGCTGGATCATCCCCTGCGGCATCGAGGGCCACGGCGCCACCTCGCTTCGTCGCGAGAGCGGGCGGCCGGTGAGGCTGGATGAGGTGGTGCCGGTCTTCGTGGCCGAGGCGGAGAGCGTCTTCGGCTGGCAGCTCCTGGCCCGGCGCGAGGAGGAGCTCGAGGCGGCGCTGGCCGCCTTCGAGGCAGCCGCCGCCGGGGCGGTGGACAGGGCGGGCGGCGGGTGCTAG
- the uraA gene encoding uracil permease, with product MGTRRILMPEEHPPLVQALPLSLQHMFAMFGATVLVPYLVGLDPSIALLASGVGTLIYIVSTRFQVPSYLGSSFAFIAPLIAASKAYGLPAALGGGVAAGLVYVLVALLVSRLGSEWIHTLMPPAFVGAIVIVIGLGLAPTAIDMAMKNARGATDPGAMLVAAVTLGVALAVSVFGRGFLSVVPVLTGVIVGYAFAAARGMVDWAPVRSAAWIGLPHFTTPAFSLPAVALVAPVALVTLAEHIGHLFVANSIVGRDFFRRPGLHRSLLGDGLATMVASFLGGPPSTTYGENLGVMAITRVYSVSVIGGAGLLAALLAFVPKLGAAIHAIPQPVMGGVSILLFGTIAASGLRMLVDGRVDYSNQKNLMLSSVTLVVGLGGTAVDLGRFHLEGMALATGVGILLNLAFLAVERLRGREEEVGREAVTGPAEALPLGGGLRRS from the coding sequence ATGGGCACGCGCAGGATCCTGATGCCCGAGGAGCACCCGCCGCTCGTCCAGGCGCTGCCGCTCAGCCTGCAGCACATGTTCGCCATGTTCGGGGCGACGGTCCTGGTGCCGTACCTGGTGGGCCTCGACCCGAGCATCGCCCTTCTGGCGAGCGGCGTGGGGACGCTGATCTACATCGTCAGCACGCGGTTCCAGGTCCCTTCCTACCTGGGCTCGAGCTTCGCCTTCATCGCGCCGCTGATCGCCGCCTCCAAGGCGTACGGCCTCCCGGCGGCGCTGGGTGGCGGCGTGGCGGCCGGACTGGTCTACGTGCTGGTGGCGCTCCTGGTCTCGCGCCTGGGCAGCGAGTGGATCCACACGCTGATGCCGCCCGCCTTCGTCGGCGCCATCGTCATCGTCATCGGGCTGGGGCTCGCGCCCACCGCCATCGACATGGCCATGAAGAACGCCCGCGGTGCGACCGATCCGGGCGCCATGCTGGTGGCGGCGGTCACCCTGGGCGTGGCGCTGGCCGTCTCGGTTTTCGGGCGGGGCTTCCTGTCGGTGGTGCCGGTGCTGACGGGCGTCATCGTCGGCTATGCCTTCGCGGCGGCGCGGGGGATGGTGGACTGGGCGCCGGTGCGGAGCGCGGCCTGGATCGGCCTGCCGCACTTCACCACGCCCGCCTTCAGCCTGCCGGCGGTGGCGCTGGTGGCGCCGGTGGCGCTGGTCACCCTGGCGGAGCACATCGGCCACCTCTTCGTCGCCAACTCCATCGTGGGACGCGACTTCTTCCGCCGCCCGGGTCTGCACCGCTCGCTGTTGGGCGACGGCCTGGCCACCATGGTGGCCTCCTTCCTGGGAGGGCCGCCCAGCACCACCTACGGCGAGAACCTGGGCGTCATGGCCATCACCCGCGTCTACAGCGTCTCGGTCATCGGGGGTGCCGGGTTGCTGGCCGCGCTGCTGGCCTTCGTTCCCAAGCTGGGCGCCGCCATCCACGCCATCCCGCAGCCGGTGATGGGCGGCGTCTCCATCCTGCTCTTCGGTACCATCGCGGCCTCCGGCCTGCGTATGCTGGTCGACGGCCGGGTCGACTATAGTAACCAGAAGAATCTCATGCTCTCCTCCGTCACGCTGGTGGTCGGCTTGGGCGGCACGGCGGTCGACCTGGGGCGCTTCCACCTGGAGGGGATGGCGCTGGCCACCGGGGTGGGGATCCTGCTCAACCTGGCCTTCCTGGCTGTGGAGCGGCTGCGCGGCCGGGAGGAGGAAGTCGGGCGGGAGGCCGTCACCGGGCCGGCGGAGGCGCTGCCGCTGGGCGGCGGGCTGCGCCGGAGCTGA
- a CDS encoding lysophospholipase codes for MPSGGGHRLRPWQGFEPDRLETFRAEDGTVLLLRRWQGRGGPRGDILLLHGAGAHGGLYEPLAAELATRGWSVWLPDLRGHGASGGRRGDVERFEVYARDLAPLAGRLAAPRFLWGESMGGLVALELALEQPGEWSGLVLSAPALVLIRAMSRPLRLLGRLVTRLVPRLEAPLLGRGEMPGLPAGTLGRQFTLRWGMEVMRAGEELVARLEQLRLPSLWLLPGDDPLVDEERVAALARRLPGATVRTYPGYPHAILTGPDPVGVVASASQWLAERAGAASRPAS; via the coding sequence CTGCCGAGCGGTGGCGGCCACCGGCTGCGGCCCTGGCAGGGCTTCGAGCCGGACCGCCTGGAGACGTTCCGGGCCGAGGACGGCACGGTCCTTCTGCTCCGGCGCTGGCAGGGACGGGGGGGCCCGAGGGGCGACATCCTCCTGCTCCACGGCGCCGGGGCGCACGGCGGGCTCTACGAGCCGCTGGCCGCCGAACTGGCGACGCGCGGCTGGTCCGTCTGGCTGCCGGACCTGCGCGGGCACGGGGCCTCGGGCGGCCGCCGCGGCGACGTGGAGCGCTTTGAGGTCTATGCGCGCGACCTGGCGCCGCTGGCCGGCAGGCTGGCGGCGCCCCGCTTCCTTTGGGGCGAGAGCATGGGCGGCCTGGTGGCGCTGGAGCTGGCGCTGGAGCAGCCCGGGGAGTGGAGCGGCCTCGTCCTCAGCGCTCCGGCGCTGGTGCTGATCCGTGCCATGAGCCGGCCGCTCCGCCTGCTGGGGCGGCTGGTCACCCGCCTCGTGCCGCGCCTGGAGGCGCCGCTGCTGGGACGCGGGGAGATGCCCGGACTGCCGGCGGGGACGCTGGGCCGGCAGTTCACCCTGCGCTGGGGCATGGAGGTGATGCGGGCGGGCGAAGAGCTGGTCGCCCGCCTGGAGCAGCTGCGCCTCCCCTCGCTCTGGCTCCTCCCGGGCGACGACCCGCTGGTCGACGAAGAGCGGGTAGCCGCGCTGGCGCGGCGGCTGCCCGGCGCCACGGTGCGCACCTACCCGGGCTACCCGCACGCCATCCTGACGGGGCCGGACCCGGTGGGCGTCGTCGCCTCGGCCAGCCAGTGGCTGGCGGAGCGGGCGGGCGCCGCCTCGCGGCCAGCCTCCTAG